The Rhizobium rosettiformans genomic sequence ATTTGCCTGATGACCCCTGAACTCATCGTCGAATACGCATCCGTCGCCGCCATCGTCATCCTCGTGATCGCCCTGTTGATGACCGTCTACCGCGTCGTCGTCGGTCCGACCCTGCCGGACCGCGTCATCGCCCTCGACATGCTGGTCGGCATCGTCATCGGCTTCATCGCCGTAATTGCGCTCAGAACAAGCTATACGCTCTATATCGATATCGCGATCGCGCTCGGCCTCGTCGGCTTCCTCGCGACCGTCGCCTTCGCCCGCTTCATCCTGGCCCGCGGCTATGTCGGGGAAGGGGAGCAGGTCGAGGCGGGCCCGTCGTCGAAGAAACCGACCGGCAAGTCGGGTTCGGGAAAGTCGGGCAAACCGGTCAAGGCAAGCAAACCGGCCGCACCGCTCGGCAAGGAGGCCAAATGATCTCGCTTCTCGCAGCCATCGCCATTGCCGTTCTGACCATCGGCGGCGCGCTCTTCTCCCTGATCGCCGCAATCGGCCTCAATCGCCTGCCGGATCTCTATACCCGCATGCATTCCGCCTCGAAGGCGGGCACGGTCGGCTCCGGCCTGTTGCTGCTCGCCGTTGGCCTGCATGCAGGCGATGTGGCGACGTTCGGCCGTGCCGTGGCCGGCATCATCTTCTTTGTTCTGACGGCCCCGATTTCCGCCCATCTGCTTGCCCGCGCGGCTCACAAGGTCGGCTACAAGCTGTCATCCGCATCAGTACGTGACGATATGATGTCATAATGAAACGACTGATATTCCCGGTTGAGTAAGCGTCTCTATTGAAATCCTAGCTATCTTGCTCAATGCAAAATGCGTGATCGGCGAATAGAAAAGTTTTATACCCGTCAAATCTAGTAGAAATATCAGGTGGACATTTGCAGCAGGGGTGTTAATTCACTCTTGAGAGCGCTGATCTGTTGCGTTCGCGGTAACTAGGCGAAGTGAACTGCCAGCTATTGGCAATGTCGAACACCTGATCTTCGCTGAATTCTGCGTGGCATTACGCCGGACGGTTTGGGGCCGGTCCGGCAAATTGGTGATCTTCGTGGGGGTGTCTTAGCCTTCCCCGTCCGGTTGGATCGGGAAGACGGTAAAACTATTGTCTGCAGGGGCGGCGGCCTCTCCGGAATCTGAACAGGAGAATTGAATGACTGAAACCCAGCAGGGTCCAAGCCAGCAGTTGCTGGTCGAACTGACCGCTGACATCGTCTCTGCCTATGTCAGCAATCACGTCGTCCAGGTCAGCGACCTGACCAACCTGATTGCCGATGTGCATATGGCCCTGAACAACACCGCTTCGCCGACTCCGGCCCCCGTGGTCGTCGAAAAGCCGAAGCCGCCGGTTCCGATCCGCAAGTCGATCGAGGATGATTATCTGATCTGCCTCGAAGACGGCCAGAAGTTCAAGTCGCTGAAGCGACACCTGATGACCCATTACAACATGACCCCGGAAGAATACCGCGAGAAGTGGGGCCTGCCGGCCGACTATCCGATGGTTGCCCCGGCCTATGCCGAAGCGCGCTCGCGCCTCGCAAAGGAAATGGGCCTCGGCCAGCGCCGCAAGCGCGCCAAGTAAGCCTTTTCTGGTTTCTCGCGATGCGAGGAAGATCAGGCCGGTCCCGCGACCGGCCTTTTTTGCGTTCATAGATAGGAAAAAGATCCTTCTCCGTTTGCCGGCGACCACACTCGCCGCGCTGATAGTGACCTTTCGGGGCACCGAGAGATGGTCCTGATTCCCCTAAAATCATGGGGTTCACATTCTCTCCGGCTCTGGTAACTTGGATAGGAATAAAATCCTTTATCGGAGTGCGCCATGATCACTGACGACCCCATCAGCCCGCCACCCCCGATCCTTCCCGCCGCACCATCGGTTGAATGGCAGCCCACAGCCGAGGCGGATGATCTTTCCGAGCGTCCCCTGACGCCCGAGCGACGGCTGCTCTGCATGATCGTCCGGCAGTTGACCGAGGAATTGCTGCGCGCCACAGGCCTCGAGCATGATCAGGAGCCTGGCCGCCGGGCGACGAGCCATGTCCGCCAGGTGGCAATGTATGTCTGCCACGTCGTCTATTCGATGCCGATGGGGGAGGTGGCCCAGGCCTTCGGCCGTGATCGCACCACGGTTGGCCATGCCTGCCGCATGGTCGAGGACCGCCGCGACGACCGCGCCTACGACACCTTTGTCGCGATCGTCGAGCGCATGGCAAGTGCAGTCCATCTCATCGCCGGCAAGCGCATCTGAAGGAGACGGCAGGTCATGACCCGCAGCGAACGAAAACAGATCCGCCAGATCCTACGCCGGGCGCTGACCGGCCCCCTGGAACTGCCCCCGCATGACGCCAACCATCAGGCGGCCTTGTCACCGGCCGAGACTGCGCCCGAGCTCCTCGCCCGCCTGATGGCCGATGGCCTGCTTCGCCACACGCCAGGCGGTCTTGCAGCCACCGCCGAGACCGCCGCCTGGCTTCGCCGCGATCTCTGCGACCTGCCCGAGGAGGCCCATGCCGCCCAGCACCGCACGGTCGAGGCCGTGACGCTGGAGATGCCTCAGGGTCGCCAGGCCGTGCGCCGCAATCTGCAGGAATCGCCGCTTTTTCCCCTGCTGCGCCTGAAGGAAAAGGACGGACGCCCGTTTCTGTCGGAAGAGGCTGTTGCCGCGGGCGAGCGGCTGGCCGCCGATTTCGACTTCGCCGGCCTGCAGCCGCGCATCACCGCGAGCTGGGAGCCTCGCCTGTCGACCCGCAACAAGGGCGCACCCCCGCCGGGAGTTGACTTCACCGATGCGACGCTCTCGGCCCGCGACCGCGTCAATCGTGCCGTCGAGGCCATAGGGCCGGAGCTGTCAGGCGTGGCGCTCGATGTCTGCTGTTTCGGCAAGGGTCTGGAAACGGTCGAACACGAGCGCCAATGGCCGGCCCGTTCCGCCAAGCTGATGCTGCGTACCGCCTTGCTGTCGCTCGCCCGCCACTACGCCCCGCCACCCGTCCGGTCCCGCACCCGCCACTGGGGCGACGACGGATTTCGGCCGGACATCGGCTGAGGGGGCCGTTCACACCAGCCGACGCGCCGCCTCTTCGCGGATCCGCTGGATCATCGAACGCAAGCCGTTGGCGCGCTGCGCCGTGAGGTGTTCGAGAAGGCCGAGTTGCTTGAAGAGGTCGAGCGCATCGAAGCTGACCACCTCCGATGCCTTCTTGCCGGAATAGGCTGAAAGCACGATCGCAACGAGACCGCGCACGATGAAGGCGTCGCTGTCGCCGCGAAAGGTCATGTCCGGATCGGCGCCATCGTTGGATGTGACCGAGAGCCAGACCTGGCTTGCGCAGCCCTGCACCTTGTTTTCGGCGGTCTTCTCGCTGTCCGGCAGATCCGGCAGCGCCTTGCCGAGCTCGATTACGTAGCGCATCCGGTCCTCCCAATCATCCAGGAAGCCGAAGTCGTCGATCATCTCGTTCAAATTAGCCATGCTGCCCACCCGCTCGTTACGTCGGACCCATATAGTTGAGACCGACAAGCTTTTGAACTGGCTGCGGCAATGAAAGCTTTTGAGTGAGGGCGGTTGGGAGCAACGTCGTCACATGTCGTCGCTGGTGTCCGCGTCGTCGATATCGGGCATGGGCTGCTGCATGCGACCATGTCGAATGGTGACGATGTCCACGGTTTCGTCATCGGCGCGGTAGTCGATGAGATAGTTGTCCACCACAAGCGTGCGAAATCCGGCGATCTGCAGCCCGTGC encodes the following:
- a CDS encoding cation:proton antiporter — encoded protein: MTPELIVEYASVAAIVILVIALLMTVYRVVVGPTLPDRVIALDMLVGIVIGFIAVIALRTSYTLYIDIAIALGLVGFLATVAFARFILARGYVGEGEQVEAGPSSKKPTGKSGSGKSGKPVKASKPAAPLGKEAK
- the mnhG gene encoding monovalent cation/H(+) antiporter subunit G, which translates into the protein MISLLAAIAIAVLTIGGALFSLIAAIGLNRLPDLYTRMHSASKAGTVGSGLLLLAVGLHAGDVATFGRAVAGIIFFVLTAPISAHLLARAAHKVGYKLSSASVRDDMMS
- a CDS encoding MucR family transcriptional regulator translates to MTETQQGPSQQLLVELTADIVSAYVSNHVVQVSDLTNLIADVHMALNNTASPTPAPVVVEKPKPPVPIRKSIEDDYLICLEDGQKFKSLKRHLMTHYNMTPEEYREKWGLPADYPMVAPAYAEARSRLAKEMGLGQRRKRAK
- a CDS encoding helix-turn-helix domain-containing protein, which codes for MITDDPISPPPPILPAAPSVEWQPTAEADDLSERPLTPERRLLCMIVRQLTEELLRATGLEHDQEPGRRATSHVRQVAMYVCHVVYSMPMGEVAQAFGRDRTTVGHACRMVEDRRDDRAYDTFVAIVERMASAVHLIAGKRI
- a CDS encoding DUF6456 domain-containing protein, translated to MTRSERKQIRQILRRALTGPLELPPHDANHQAALSPAETAPELLARLMADGLLRHTPGGLAATAETAAWLRRDLCDLPEEAHAAQHRTVEAVTLEMPQGRQAVRRNLQESPLFPLLRLKEKDGRPFLSEEAVAAGERLAADFDFAGLQPRITASWEPRLSTRNKGAPPPGVDFTDATLSARDRVNRAVEAIGPELSGVALDVCCFGKGLETVEHERQWPARSAKLMLRTALLSLARHYAPPPVRSRTRHWGDDGFRPDIG
- a CDS encoding SufE family protein; the encoded protein is MANLNEMIDDFGFLDDWEDRMRYVIELGKALPDLPDSEKTAENKVQGCASQVWLSVTSNDGADPDMTFRGDSDAFIVRGLVAIVLSAYSGKKASEVVSFDALDLFKQLGLLEHLTAQRANGLRSMIQRIREEAARRLV
- a CDS encoding type II toxin-antitoxin system RelE/ParE family toxin, coding for MKTIRLSHKAADYIRQESAYLKDRSPAAARTFALAMKRARSLLQDFPEAGNTLHGLQIAGFRTLVVDNYLIDYRADDETVDIVTIRHGRMQQPMPDIDDADTSDDM